The DNA sequence TGTGGGCGGCCGGGGTGTTCCTGCTCTCGGCGGTCGTCGTGGCGGTGCTGCTGCGCCCCGATCCGCTCCTGACCGCCCGCGCCCTGGAGCCCGAGGCGGACACCTCGGCGGCGGGCGGGTCGCTGCGGGCCGGGATCGCCGCCGTCGCCGCCTCGGGGAAGGCCAGGCTGGCCCTGGTGACGGTCACCATCGCGCACACCGCGATGGTCGCGATCATGTCGATGACCCCGGTCGACCTCGGTCACCACGGGGCGAGCATCGATCTGATCGGCCTGGTGATCAGCGGGCACATCGCGGGCATGTACGCGTTCTCACCGGTGATGGGGCGGCTCGCGGACCGGCTCGGACGGCTCAGCGTCATCGGTCTGTGCGTGGGGCTGCTCGCCGTCTCCGCGCTGCTCGCGGGCACCGCGGGCAGCAACCACGCGCAGACGGCGGTGGGCCTCTTCGTCCTCGGCCTCGGCTGGTCGGCGGGCCTGGTGGCCGGCTCCGCGCTGCTCACCGACTCCGTGCCGCCGGGCGCGCGCGCCGCCGCGCAGGGCCTGTCGGACCTGACGATGAACGCGGCGGCGGGCGTCGGCGGCGCCGTCGCGGGACTCGTGGTCGCGCGGGCCAGCTACGGCTGGCTCAACCTCGCGGCGGCGCTCCTGCTCCTGCCGCTCGCGGCCCTCGCCCTGTTCAGCAGGGGCTCACGAGCCGCCGCCCGGCAGCGCGCCGACCCATCGGACACGCCCTAGCCGCCCAGCGTGATGTGGTACGCCTTGCGCAGCGTCTCGTGGACCGTCCACGTCGTGCGGTCGCCCTCGCGCAGGACGGCCGCGTCGCCGGGGCCGACCTCGATGACGTCGCCGCCCTCCACCTCGATGGTGGCGCGCCCGCTGACGACCACGAACAGCTCGTCGGCCTCGGTGTCGGTCACCACGCCCGGCGTGATCTGCCAGATGCCGCGCAGCTGCTTGCCGTCGGCGGACTCCCACAGGACCTTGCCG is a window from the Streptomyces spectabilis genome containing:
- a CDS encoding MFS transporter, which translates into the protein MTATERVSAGPVDVTDLPALRRRVSAVLVASQILGGLGVATGIALATVLATEVSGSESLSGLAPTATVAGTAVLSVPLAALMTARGRRPGLVLAYLIGALGAAVVVVAAAVESFPLLLVGMAGFGAASAANLQARFAAADLAEPSARARAISNVVWATTIGAVLGPNIAAPAGRSVSALGIPKASGAFVWAAGVFLLSAVVVAVLLRPDPLLTARALEPEADTSAAGGSLRAGIAAVAASGKARLALVTVTIAHTAMVAIMSMTPVDLGHHGASIDLIGLVISGHIAGMYAFSPVMGRLADRLGRLSVIGLCVGLLAVSALLAGTAGSNHAQTAVGLFVLGLGWSAGLVAGSALLTDSVPPGARAAAQGLSDLTMNAAAGVGGAVAGLVVARASYGWLNLAAALLLLPLAALALFSRGSRAAARQRADPSDTP
- a CDS encoding cupin domain-containing protein, with the protein product MTTNDQSVASFAVHIPDVDLEEEPLDPEQIVSGTPVVTGKVLWESADGKQLRGIWQITPGVVTDTEADELFVVVSGRATIEVEGGDVIEVGPGDAAVLREGDRTTWTVHETLRKAYHITLGG